DNA sequence from the Sinorhizobium sp. RAC02 genome:
TTCGTGTGGGCCACTCCGCGCCCCTGGTAGCTCTCCGCCCATGTAGGATCGAGTTTCAGGGACTCGTCGAAGTCGGCGATGGATCGGCCGAAGTCACCGGCTTCGAGATAGGCCCGGGCGCGGTTCTGGTAGGCGACCGCATTGTTGGGAAGCATCTCGATGACGGTGGCAAAATCGGCCGCCGCCTGTTCGGGGCGCCCTGCAAACAGGTGAGCCATGCCGCGCTTGTTGTAGGAAATGGGGTTGGTGGGGTCGAGCCGGATCGCTCGGTTGAGATTCTCGATCGTTTCTATCGGCGTGTTGCCGCTCAAGCTGTCCTGCGCTCCCACAGGAGTGAAGCAAGCCGCCATCAGAACGATCATCGCACCAAACACAGCTTTCATCGCCGAAACCCTCTCCACCGCACGCAGGGGCACCGAATCTAGACAGGCATGCTGTCGAGTACGACCCTGTTTCGATGAAAGGACCCGCACAGGCGGTGAGCGACGAGACCGAAGACGGTCTTCTCAGTTTTAGGGCTCCCGTGAGGAGCGCTCCAGGCTGCGCCCCAGAACCCCGAGGAAGATCGCGAAGAAACCTTTCGGTTCCTGCGGGGCATGGGCGTGCACGTCGCCGTAGGTTTGCGCAAGGAACCGGTAGCTGTCCAGCCTTTCGGCGGGAATATAGCCCGGCGCCTGTGCCGGGGATTGGCGCAGGCAATACCAATCGACGACGAGGTCCAGCATCGGGCAACCCCGCAACCGGGTAGTATCGGCGCCGAATGTCGATGCGTGTTCCTCGACGGCATGTGCCATGCCGCCTGCCATCAACTGGCAAAGATCCCAGAGCGTCATGCCGCGCACGCGCGCTGCCATTTCCGGCGGCCACTCTTTTGGCAGGTAACGCTGAGCGGTCAGGGAGTGCATGTGTCGATAGAGGAAATCACCATAAGTGCCAGCTTCTAAGACAGAATCTGGCTCCGCACCCATTTGGTAGTGCTCCGCGCGATAGAGCGCAACCAGGTCGGCACCGAGGGGGTCGCCGGAGAGCGACACGCTCTCGACCACCGGGGTTTTGCCTCCCGTTTCGACGACAACGAAGCCTGCCGGGAAGGCGACGAGCGAGGGCACGGCGATGTTGGTGAGCCTGCGGCCTTCGATATCAAGCTCGGAGCGGGCTTCGACATGCAGATGGCCACTGAAATGTAGCTCGATGCCCGCCTTCGCCAGCGTCTCCGCGACCTGTCGATGGGGCGTGCGCTTGGCGACGTTCGTCTCGCCGAACAGTGTCCTTTCGCTTCCCGTGTCATCCTCGAAGGGATCGATCGCCGGATAATGCGAGAAGGCGAGCAGTTGCTTGCCTTGCTCTTTCGCGCGCCGTGCGACGTCGGCTATCCAATCGATAAGGTAGGGTTTGACGCGCAACAGCGCGTTCCAGCCGGCATCGGAACTGTCGAGGAATGCCTTCTTGCGGGCGATGTCGCGCTTGCCGTTACGCGGTTCAAAGACATTGGCGTCAATCAGCAGCAGCCAGAGACCGTCCTCCGGCTCGACCAGATAGGAAGCGTCCATCAACCGGCGCACGGTCTGCCCGTCGGCGGAGACAAGGTCGTGCTGGCGAAGATCCGGGTCGTCGCTTTCGCCAAATGGCGTTTCCCAGTGCAGATAGCCTGGCTGGTGGAAATAGCCGAAATCCCGCATGGATATGAGGCCGGCGGGCACGCCGTCGCAGTACATTTTCGGTGTAACGACCGGCTGGCCGGGATCGCTTGCCGCTTTTTCGGCATCGCTCGTGACTAGCGTGGTGCCGCCGGATGCATCGACGTAGCGGGTGTCTCGGTGTTTGCCGAGTGGTCCGAAGACGTCGTGGTTGCCGGGCGTTGCATAGAAGGAAAGCCCGTGCCGGGCGCGGTAGTGTTCGAGCAGGCGGGCGAGGCTTGCCGTGGTTTCGCGCTGTCCGTCGTCGGTATAGTCGCCGAGCAGCACGACATGGCGGATACCCTTGGCGACGACCCGGTCCAGGGCTGCCATGAGCGCCGCGAAACTCTCGTTGAACACCCGTGTCGAGCCGGCGGTATCCGCCCACGTCCGGACCGTCAGCTTGCGGCCATTCAGCGAAATCCCGGCGAAATCGTAATCGCCTTCGATATCGTGGAAGTGAGCGTCCGCGATGACGGCGACAGCCGGCATGGCCGTCAGGGCCTTCTGCGGTAGAGGAAGTAGCGGCGGTTGTCGACGGTCGCAGGCAGCGGCAACGGCTCCAGCGACGCGTGGTCGAGCGGCAGGCCGCTGATGGCGATGCCGCCTGTTGCAAGCGCCCGGCTGACGATATCCGGCAGCCAGGTCAGGGTGATCGCGTCCTTCTCGTCGTAGCCCGTGCCGATATCGGCATGGACGAGCGCTGCGGTACCGTCGGCATAGGCTTCGGCGGTTTGTGCGATC
Encoded proteins:
- a CDS encoding metallophosphoesterase, with the translated sequence MPAVAVIADAHFHDIEGDYDFAGISLNGRKLTVRTWADTAGSTRVFNESFAALMAALDRVVAKGIRHVVLLGDYTDDGQRETTASLARLLEHYRARHGLSFYATPGNHDVFGPLGKHRDTRYVDASGGTTLVTSDAEKAASDPGQPVVTPKMYCDGVPAGLISMRDFGYFHQPGYLHWETPFGESDDPDLRQHDLVSADGQTVRRLMDASYLVEPEDGLWLLLIDANVFEPRNGKRDIARKKAFLDSSDAGWNALLRVKPYLIDWIADVARRAKEQGKQLLAFSHYPAIDPFEDDTGSERTLFGETNVAKRTPHRQVAETLAKAGIELHFSGHLHVEARSELDIEGRRLTNIAVPSLVAFPAGFVVVETGGKTPVVESVSLSGDPLGADLVALYRAEHYQMGAEPDSVLEAGTYGDFLYRHMHSLTAQRYLPKEWPPEMAARVRGMTLWDLCQLMAGGMAHAVEEHASTFGADTTRLRGCPMLDLVVDWYCLRQSPAQAPGYIPAERLDSYRFLAQTYGDVHAHAPQEPKGFFAIFLGVLGRSLERSSREP
- a CDS encoding class I SAM-dependent methyltransferase, whose protein sequence is MSRLESFIRRMSAQRDVINHVSETLPLPTEGGILEIGLGNGRTFDHLREKFPGRRIIAFDRALGAHSSSMPEPGDLILGEIAQTAEAYADGTAALVHADIGTGYDEKDAITLTWLPDIVSRALATGGIAISGLPLDHASLEPLPLPATVDNRRYFLYRRRP